In the genome of Pempheris klunzingeri isolate RE-2024b chromosome 3, fPemKlu1.hap1, whole genome shotgun sequence, one region contains:
- the LOC139199276 gene encoding adhesion G protein-coupled receptor E5-like translates to MGSGKELLILCLLCMLQECLSACRLGFNTQGSECVDTNECEDDPGPCGKRTQCFNTVGSYYCQCQSGFIHVRGLVNFTGTDGQCQDHNECFSEDACGHNAYCNNLIGSYKCTCHSGYTNTSSVGGHCIDMNECKEAEMNREDICGVKGSCKNVNGSYWCKCQEGFTNYGNKRNPCSELSCDSFSAGSGPAPSLGGLADILSMMRNSCLALSHQLTDAETTGDVLLEKLFTATDAILSPGDLTSSEDVSRLLGVMEDSIMLIGPQLKDNFTRIETIETDGEIAVQREKTPPTGPVHLTNKNATLDTDWATAVGTGSYPGFALAALLTYKNLEKSMNRSFEELTGHEKDGVDPSFKISSRVVSVVVSNPSPQNLSYPVNITLKHLEDAEESSRVSYVCAYWNERGAWSTAGCYQQYSNATHTVCTCEHLSSFAVLMALYPIKHTFGLLLLTKIGLTISLLCLILCILTFKFCHSIKGTRTTIHLHLCICLFMADLIFLAGISQTKPVGGCRFVAAMLHFFFLGVFTWMLLEGVQLYRMVVLVFNATIRPLYLFLTGYGTPLVIVIISAIIRLKGYGTDEHCWLSLNDGLIWSFFGPVCFIIILNVFFFIVTVWKLAQKFTSLNPDLSKLHKIKAFTVTAIAQMCILGLMWVFGAFLFQEGPVAVAYIFTILNSLLGALIFVMHCLLSKQVRDEYAHFLSCICTPQKKRYSDFSSTNPSSSQSPGSQSGQHTGESQI, encoded by the exons GCTTACTGTGTATGCTGCAGGaatgtctctctgcctgtcgcCTGGGCTTCAACACACAAGGCAGTGAATGTGTTG ATACAAATGAGTGCGAAGACGACCCAGGACCATGTGGAAAGCGTACACAGTGCTTCAACACAGTCGGCAGCTACTACTGTCAGTGCCAGTCGGGGTTCATACACGTGAGAGGGCTCGTTAACTTCACAGGGACAGATGGACAGtgccaag ATCACAACGAATGCTTCAGTGAGGACGCCTGTGGTCACAACGCTTATTGCAATAACCTGATTGGAAGCTACAAGTGCACCTGCCATTCTGGGTACACCAATACCAGCAGCGTAGGTGGACACTGCATAG ACATGAATGAATGCAAGGAAGCTGAAATGAATAGAGAAGACATCTGTGGAGTAAAAGGCAGCTGTAAAAACGTTAATGGGAGTTACTGGTGCAAATGTCAGGAAGGATTCACCAATTATGGCAACAAAAGGAACCCGTGCTcag AGCTCAGCTGTGACAGCTTCAGTGCCGGCAGCGGGCCAGCACCG tcGCTCGGAGGCCTGGCAGACATTTTGTCCATGAtgagaaacagctgtttggCCCTGTCTCACCAACTAACTGATGCGGAGACGACTGGAGATGTGCTATTAGAG AAACTTTTTACCGCGACCGATGCCATCCTGTCCCCTGGCGACCTCACCAGCAGTGAAGATGTGAGCAGGCTCCTCGGTGTTATGGAGGACTCCATTATGTTAATTGGACCACAGCTGAAAGACAACTTCACCAGGATAGAGACCATTGAGACAG ATGGTGAGATTGcagtgcagagagaaaagactcCACCCACTGGACCAGTCCATCTGACCAATAAGAACGCTACACTCGACACTGACTGGGCAACAGCAGTCGGGACAGGATCATATCCTG GTTTTGCTTTGGCTGCATTGTTGACCTACAAGAACCTTGAGAAATCTATGAACCGCTCCTTTGAGGAGCTCACAGGACATGAAAAAGATGGCGTGGATCCCTCCTTTAAGATCTCCTCGCGAGTTGTGTCCGTTGTGGTCTCCAACCCATCCCCCCAGAATCTGAGTTACCCAGTCAACATCACCCTCAAACATCTAGAG GATGCAGAGGAGTCCTCTCGAGTGAGCTACGTCTGTGCTTATTGGAATGAGAGAGGGGCCTGGTCCACAGCTGGCTGCTATCAACAGTACTCCaatgccacacacactgtgtgtacatgtgaacaTCTGAGCAGCTTCGCCGTGCTCATGGCACTCTACCCCATCAAG CACACCTTCGGGCTCCTGTTGCTGACGAAGATAGGGCTGACCATTTCCCTGCTGTGCCTCATACTGTGCATCCTGACATTCAAGTTCTGCCACTCCATAAAAGGCACACGCACCACCATCCACCTGCACCTCTGCATCTGCCTCTTCATGGCTGACCTCATCTTTCTGGCTGGCATTTCACAAACTAAGCCTGTG GGCGGCTGCAGGTTTGTCGCAGCGATgctccatttcttcttcttgggaGTCTTTACCTGGATGCTGTTAGAAGGCGTGCAGCTGTACCGGATGGTTGTCCTGGTGTTCAATGCAACCATTCGGCCCCTCTACTTATTCCTCACCGGTTATGGGACACCGCTTGTTATCGTCATCATATCTGCCATCATTAGACTAAAGGGATACGGCACAGACGAGCA CTGCTGGTTGTCCCTGAATGACGGCCTCATCTGGAGTTTCTTTGGCCCCGTgtgcttcatcatcatcctcaacGTCTTCTTTTTCATCGTCACCGTCTGGAAGCTCGCCCAGAAGTTCACCAGCCTCAACCCAGACCTCTCCAAGCTGCACAAAATTaa agccTTCACAGTGACAGCTATTGCCCAGATGTGTATACTGGGTCTGATGTGGGTATTTGGGGCCTTCCTGTTTCAAGAGGGGCCTGTAGCAGTAGCATACATTTTCACCATCCTCAACAGCCTGCTGGGAGCGCTGATCTTCGTCATGCACTGCCTACTGTCTAAGCAG gTGAGAGATGAGTACGCCCACTTCCTGTCCTGTATCTgcacaccacagaagaagagataCTCGGACTTCAGCAGTACCAATCCCTCCAGTAGTCAGTCACCA GGTTCTCAGAGCGGGCAGCACACCGGAGAATCCCAAATATGA
- the LOC139223163 gene encoding long-chain fatty acid transport protein 1-like: protein MNRMSGVMVCLGVFGAVRLLPLPWLCSLLAGLGLCMAWRASRSFIHVALCTIKRDLMCLVVILRVRFSMYRNLRNRSTIPALFAQVVTLHPDKAALIYEATGEVWSFRELQERCHAVAHWALAQGWAQGDVVALYMESRPLVVALWLGLAMVGVEAAFINYNLRQKSLLHCLSVSGARAMVFGAEMREAVSEVSGSLQPDMVLFSSGELADEEELCSLQVQSLDTLLDRSPKHPPCHTVRKDFNDRLFYIYTSGTTGMPKAAVVVHSRYYRIAAFGFHSFGLRHDDVIYNCLPLYHSAGTIMGVGQCLLFGLTVVMKRKFSASCFWDDCVKHNCTVIQYIGEVCRYLLAQPVRASEAHHRVRVAYGNGLRPSVWEEFVQRFRIQRVGEFYGATECNCSLINIDGKVGACGFNSRILPSFYPIRLVRVQGDNRELYRDSQGLCAPCLPGEPGMLVGRINRTDPLRRFDGYIDEDSTNRKIAHNVFKMGDSAYVSGDILVMDEYGYMYFRDRSGDTFRWRGENVSTAEVEGVLSGLLEHTDVAVYGVSVPGVEGKAGMAAISDTEGQFDLDAFMMAVEKVLPSYARPVFLRLMPSVDTTGTFKIQKTRLQREGYRTQDSSDKIYFLNSRAGRYEAVTDELYNAIVEGKVRL, encoded by the exons ATGAATCGGATGAGTGGTGTCATGGTGTGCCTCGGTGTGTTTGGGGCTGTGAGGCTGCTCCCCCTCCCTTGGCTCTGCAGCTTGCTGGCAGGGCTGGGGCTGTGCATGGCCTGGAGGGCTTCCAGGAGCTTCATTCATGTGGCTCTGTGCACCATCAAAAGAGACCTGAT GTGTCTGGTTGTTATCCTGCGAGTGAGGTTTTCCATGTACCGTAATCTGCGAAATAGAAGCACCATCCCCGCGCTGTTTGCCCAGGTGGTGACTCTGCACCCTGACAAAGCTGCGCTGATCTACGAGGCGACAGGAGAG GTTTGGAGCTTCAGGGAGCTGCAGGAGCGATGCCATGCTGTGGCTCACTGGGCGCTGGCGCAGGGATGGGCTCAAGGAGATGTGGTGGCCTTGTACATGGAGAGCCGGCCTTTAGTGGTGGCCCTGTGGTTGGGTCTGGCTATGGTCGGGGTAGAGGCGGCGTTCATCAACTACAACCTTCGACAGAAGTCACTGCTGCATTGTCTCAGCGTGTCTGGTGCTCGGGCCATGGTGTTCGGGGCAGAGATGAGAGAAG CGGTGTCAGAGGTGAGCGGCTCTCTGCAGCCCGACATGGTTTTGTTCAGCAGCGGTGAGCTGGCAGATGAAGAGGAGCTCTGCAGCCTCCAAGTTCAGAGCCTGGACACTCTGCTGGACCGTTCGCCCAAACACCCACCATGCCACACAGTCAGGAAGGACTTCAATG ACAGACTTTTTTATATCTACACTTCTGGTACAACAGGAATGCCAAAGGCAGCTGTCGTGGTGCACAGCCG GTATTATCGCATTGCCGCCTTTGGTTTCCACTCCTTTGGCTTGCGTCACGATGACGTCATCTACAACTGCCTTCCCCTGTATCATTCTGCAG GTACCATCATGGGTGTAGGCCAGTGTTTGCTGTTCGGTTTGACTGTTGTAATGAAGAGGAAGTTCTCTGCCAGTTGCTTCTGGGACGACTGCGTTAAACACAACTGTACT GTGATTCAGTACATAGGGGAGGTTTGCCGTTACCTGTTGGCTCAGCCGGTCCGTGCGTCTGAGGCACATCACCGGGTGCGTGTTGCCTATGGTAACGGCCTTCGTCCCTCTGTGTGGGAGGAGTTTGTTCAGAGATTCAGGATCCAACGAGTTGGGGAGTTTTATGGCGCCACTGAGTGCAACTGCAGCCTGATCAACATAGACGGAAAG GTGGGGGCGTGTGGCTTCAACAGTCGCATCCTGCCCAGCTTTTACCCAATCAGACTGGTCAGGGTGCAGGGGGACAACAGAGAGCTGTACAGGGACTCTCAGGGACTCTGTGCACCCTGTCTGCCtg gtgaaCCAGGTATGTTAGTGGGACGCATCAACCGCACTGATCCACTCAGGAGATTCGACGGCTACATTGATGAGGATTCCACCAACAGGAAAATAGCTCACAATGTCTTCAAGATGGGCGACTCTGCTTATGTCTCAG gtgaCATTCTGGTGATGGATGAATATGGCTACATGTATTTCAGGGACCGCAGCGGCGACACGTTCCGTTGGCGAGGGGAGAACGTTTCCACTGCGGAGGTGGAGGGAGTCCTCAGCGGCCTGCTGGAACACACTGATGTAGCCGTCTATGGTGTTTCTGTACCAG GTGTGGAAGGAAAGGCCGGCATGGCAGCTATTTCTGATACAGAAGGCCAGTTCGACCTCGATGCGTTCATGATGGCTGTAGAGAAAGTGCTGCCTTCCTACGCACGTCCCGTCTTCCTCCGACTCATGCCATCTGTTGACACGACAG GTACCTTCAAAATCCAGAAGACACGGCTGCAGAGGGAAGGATACAGGACACAAGACTCGAGTGACAAGATTTATTTTCTGAACAGTCGCGCTGGGCGGTATGAGGCTGTCACTGATGAACTGTATAACGCCATCGTGGAGGGGAAAGTACGTCTATGA
- the LOC139223173 gene encoding E3 ubiquitin-protein ligase TRIM35-like, producing the protein MRFMQSCCFIRTQTELASNQEAPTTTGGSMSCQSFLPVSLPGAEAEGLVSLPGSDDSPERCEEHEESLSMFCLDDLEPLCKQCAAVSHGGHRVYPLTEAATDCKEELRTSLNGLKTKMVQFEKVTQTCEHTSRFNKAETKLTEEHVRREFESLHQFLRGEEAARLLALREEQEETKREAEERKHRMNQAIKSLEEKIQLIEEEIDAGGNGAKFLEQYQDTMNSTRTGSREPQELCRLLIDVAKHVGNLQYAVWEKMKTIAPYTPVTLDPRTAGWSLRVSSGLNSVQNTPGPTQGLGADVSVPANPERFHPYSCILTREGFDSGVHCWDVEVGDTSNWTIGVAAQSLSRGAEFEACPEAGLWCISLRDSEYRALTTPSQALNLDNSHLLVRIRVRLDWDEGTLEFMDTDTDAHLFTFRHCFTEKVYPYFESISLWGGLAVLAQRVNISVGSCDVPVEDTALTEEGQTMKSESCTGGDINTASTNSKMSESGRLTEGKNICSTREEKKIKPQRCTTKDQLNMKPTEKEKTKDKKQRSKPRFSVTYHVSLNRALNIINNESGNYKQIQMNHNDLLVCYPCDNK; encoded by the exons ATGCGTTTCATGCAAAGTTGCTGCTTCATTCGGACTCAAACCGAACTGGCCTCAAATCAGGAGGCTCCAACCACCACCGGCGGCTCCATGAGCTGCCAATCCTTTCTCCCGGTCTCCCTTCCCGGAGCAGAGGCAGAAGGCCTCGTCTCGCTTCCCGGGTCAGATGATTCTCCAGAGCGGTGTGAGGAACACGAAGAGAGCCTGTCTATGTTCTGTTTGGACGACCTTGAGCCTTTATGTAAACAATGTGCAGCTGTGAGCCATGGAGGACACAGGGTTTATCCCCTGACTGAGGCCGCAACTGACTGCAAG GAGGAGCTCAGAACATCGCTTAATGGACTGAAGACGAAGATGGTTCAGTTTGAGAAAGTCACCCAAACCTGTGAACACACATCCAGATTTAACAAG GCTGAGACCAAACTCACAGAGGAGCACGTGAGAAGAGAATTTGAGAGTCTTCACCAGTTTTTGAGAGGGGAGGAGGCAGCCAGGCTACTTGCACTCagggaggaacaggaggagacgaagagagaggcagaggaacgGAAACACAGAATGAATCAGGCGATAAAATCCCTGGAAGAGAAAATCCAGCTGATTGAGGAGGAGATAGATGCAGGAGGAAATGGGGCTAAATTCTTAGAG caatACCAAGACACAATGAATAG CACACGGACAGGTAGCAGGGAGCCACAGGAGCTTTGCAGACTTCTAATAGATGTCGCCAAACATGTGGGTAACCTCCAGTATGCTGTGTGGGAGAAGATGAAAACCATCGCCCCGTACA CTCCAGTGACCCTTGACCCCAGGACAGCTGGCTGGTCTCTAAGGGTGTCATCTGGCTTAAACAGTGTTCAAAACACCCCTGGACCCACACAGGGGCTGGGTGCTGATGTGTCTGTCCCAGCTAACCCTGAACGTTTCCATCCTTATTCCTGCATCCTGACGAGAGAGGGCTTTGACTCAGGAGTGCACTGTTGGGATGTTGAG GTTGGTGACACCAGCAATTGGACCATCGGTGTAGCTGCTCAGTCATTGTCCAGAGGGGCAGAGTTTGAAGCCTGTCCTGAGGCAGGACTCTGGTGTATCAGCCTGCGAGACAGCGAGTACCGAGCTCTGACCACTCCATCTCAAGCACTAAATCTCGACAACTCACACCTCCTCGTCAGGATCCGTGTGAGGCTGGACTGGGATGAAGGGACACTGGAATTCATGGACACTGATACTGACGCACATCTTTTCACATTTAGACATTGCTTTACTGAAAAGGTGTACCCATACTTTGAGAGCATATCTTTGTGGGGGGGGCTTGCTGTGTTGGCACAGAGAGTCAACATCAGCGTGGGGTCATGTGACGTCCCCGTGGAAGACACCGCTCTCACTGAGGAGGGTCAGACAATGAAAAGCGAATCTTGCACTGGCGGAGACATTAACACTGCATCGACCAACAGCAAAATGTCAGAGAGCGGACGTCTGACTGAAGGCAAAAACATTTGTTCTaccagagaggagaagaaaatcaAACCTCAGAGATGCACCACGAAGGATCAGCTCAATATGAAACcgactgaaaaggaaaaaacaaaagacaaaaaacagaggAGCAAGCCCAGGTTCAGTGTGACCTACCATGTTTCACTGAACAGAGCCCTAAACATCATCAACAATGAATCTGGCAATTACAAACAAATCCAGATGAATCATAATGACCTTCTGGTTTGTTATCCctgtgataataaataa